The Methylomonas montana genome has a window encoding:
- a CDS encoding D-alanyl-D-alanine carboxypeptidase family protein, giving the protein MSQPFRTTFSLLSGLLLLFTTASLQAASPIFTPAAPSVAASSYFLLDFDSGRVLAEKEPDKRVAPASLTKIMTAYVVFRELKSGHLTLDEKVTISQNAWETGGSKMFVEVNKQVAVEDLLQGMVIQSGNDASVALAEHVAGSEQTFATMMNEQAGRLGMTNSNFENATGLPSPNHYSSAHDLAILAQAVIREFPEYYRWDSQKEFTYNGITQQNRNLLLWRDPSVDGLKTGFTDDAGYCMVASAKREDMRLISVVMGTASANARSNESQSLLNYGFRFFETHRLYEGNKALSEARVRKGVVSKVAVGLPEDLYVTAPRKHFSELKAETQIDKGVFAPLNKGDTVGNLNISLAGESILTKPLVALDTVAEGGIFRRLYDAAIGLLEKE; this is encoded by the coding sequence ATGAGCCAACCTTTCCGCACGACATTCAGCCTGCTCAGTGGGCTACTGTTATTGTTCACGACTGCCTCGCTGCAAGCCGCCAGCCCGATTTTCACGCCTGCCGCCCCCAGCGTCGCGGCCTCCAGTTATTTCCTGCTGGACTTCGACAGCGGCCGGGTATTGGCCGAAAAAGAGCCGGACAAACGGGTCGCCCCGGCCAGTTTGACCAAGATCATGACCGCCTACGTCGTCTTCCGTGAATTGAAATCCGGCCATTTGACGCTAGACGAAAAAGTCACCATCAGTCAAAACGCCTGGGAAACCGGCGGCTCGAAAATGTTCGTCGAAGTGAACAAACAAGTGGCGGTCGAAGACTTGCTGCAAGGCATGGTGATTCAATCCGGCAATGACGCCAGCGTGGCCTTGGCCGAACACGTGGCCGGTAGCGAGCAAACCTTCGCGACGATGATGAACGAACAGGCCGGCCGCCTGGGCATGACCAACAGCAACTTCGAAAATGCCACCGGCTTGCCCAGTCCCAATCACTACAGCTCAGCTCACGATCTGGCCATCTTGGCGCAGGCGGTGATTAGAGAGTTTCCGGAATACTATCGCTGGGATTCGCAAAAAGAATTTACTTACAACGGCATCACCCAGCAGAACCGTAACCTGCTGCTGTGGCGCGACCCCTCGGTCGACGGCCTGAAAACCGGTTTTACCGATGACGCCGGTTACTGCATGGTGGCTTCGGCCAAGCGCGAAGACATGCGTTTGATTTCGGTGGTGATGGGCACCGCCAGCGCCAATGCCCGCTCCAACGAGAGCCAGTCGCTGTTGAATTACGGCTTCCGCTTTTTCGAAACCCATCGTCTTTACGAAGGCAACAAGGCCTTGAGCGAAGCCCGAGTCAGAAAAGGCGTGGTCTCTAAAGTGGCGGTCGGTTTACCGGAAGACCTTTATGTCACCGCCCCACGCAAACATTTTAGCGAGTTAAAAGCCGAAACCCAGATCGACAAAGGCGTATTCGCACCGCTGAACAAAGGCGACACGGTCGGCAACCTGAATATCTCGCTGGCCGGCGAATCCATCCTGACTAAACCGCTGGTGGCGCTGGATACGGTAGCCGAGGGCGGCATTTTCCGGCGGCTGTACGATGCGGCCATCGGTTTATTGGAGAAAGAATGA
- a CDS encoding helix-turn-helix transcriptional regulator, with the protein MAQHSGSRQEQILKLLLSRAAGMSIDELATELDISRNAVKQHLVGLEKDQLVREAALNSTGGRPSRNYTLTEQGRNRLPKQYPWFCNLLLSELKTELGETALRQMLWRMGVSLARSLAPQFSGKDPAQKQSALLELMQSLGYHAEMEADQAQPTIKAVNCVYHDLAQQHPELCEFDRALIATLLDKPIEQTACMALQDCACKFKICNSGT; encoded by the coding sequence ATGGCCCAACACAGCGGCTCACGCCAGGAACAAATCTTAAAATTACTGCTGTCCCGCGCAGCCGGCATGAGTATCGACGAACTCGCCACCGAACTGGATATTTCCAGAAATGCGGTGAAGCAGCATTTGGTGGGCTTGGAAAAAGACCAACTGGTGCGGGAAGCGGCACTGAACAGTACCGGCGGCCGACCCTCGCGCAATTACACGTTGACCGAACAAGGCCGCAATCGCCTGCCAAAGCAATACCCCTGGTTCTGCAATTTATTGCTGAGCGAACTGAAAACCGAGCTGGGCGAGACGGCATTGCGGCAAATGCTGTGGCGGATGGGCGTCAGTCTTGCGCGGTCGCTGGCCCCGCAATTCAGCGGCAAAGACCCGGCGCAAAAGCAAAGCGCATTGCTGGAATTGATGCAATCCTTGGGTTACCACGCGGAAATGGAAGCCGATCAAGCCCAGCCGACCATCAAAGCCGTTAACTGCGTCTATCACGATCTGGCACAACAACATCCGGAATTATGCGAATTCGACCGCGCGCTGATTGCCACCTTGCTGGATAAGCCCATCGAGCAAACCGCGTGCATGGCGCTGCAGGATTGCGCCTGCAAATTCAAAATCTGCAACAGCGGCACTTGA
- a CDS encoding group I truncated hemoglobin, with the protein MSETTATLYEQLGGEAAVNAAVDIFYRKVLNDHRINRFFDNTDMDKQAAKQKSFLTMAFGGPNNYSGADMRQAHAHLVKKLGLDDSHFDAVVENLASTLQELNVPQELINQVAAIAESTRNDVLDR; encoded by the coding sequence ATGAGCGAAACCACAGCGACACTTTACGAACAACTGGGCGGCGAGGCAGCCGTCAACGCCGCCGTCGATATCTTTTATCGAAAAGTCTTGAACGATCACCGCATCAATCGCTTTTTCGATAATACCGATATGGACAAACAGGCAGCCAAACAAAAATCCTTTTTAACGATGGCTTTTGGCGGTCCCAATAACTACTCCGGCGCCGATATGCGTCAAGCCCATGCGCATTTGGTAAAAAAACTGGGTTTGGACGATTCGCACTTTGACGCAGTGGTAGAAAATCTGGCCTCCACCTTACAAGAACTGAATGTGCCGCAGGAGTTGATCAATCAAGTCGCGGCCATCGCCGAAAGCACGCGTAACGACGTGTTGGACCGCTAG
- a CDS encoding 2Fe-2S iron-sulfur cluster-binding protein, translating to MSLHKLSVNDREIICESGETVLEACLRENIDIPYGCRQGACQSCMVRSLQGPPPLAAQDGLKEVLRHQNHFLACLCYPQQDMAISISPPAEFFTEATVIEKSLLNAETLQLTLQCKDALDYYAGQFVNLKRADGLTRSYSIANNRLHANKLSFHIRRLAGGRFSEWAHQELNIGDNIAVSDPQGLCYYLPTNKDSNMLLIGTGSGLAPLAGIVSEALHHGHRGDIHLFHGSRDMYGLYWIEEMQELARQYANFHYTACVSRGDAPEGVARGRANDVAMTTLPSLKGWRLYLCGHPDMVHQTKRQAFLHGAGLQDIHADAFHVASATLD from the coding sequence ATGAGCTTGCATAAACTCAGCGTGAACGACCGCGAAATTATTTGCGAGTCTGGCGAAACCGTGCTGGAAGCCTGTCTGCGCGAAAACATCGACATCCCCTACGGCTGTCGGCAGGGCGCCTGTCAAAGCTGTATGGTGCGCAGCTTGCAGGGCCCGCCGCCGCTGGCGGCGCAAGACGGTTTAAAAGAAGTATTGCGCCATCAGAACCATTTCCTGGCCTGTCTGTGTTATCCGCAGCAGGATATGGCGATCAGCATTAGTCCGCCCGCCGAATTTTTTACCGAGGCGACGGTGATTGAGAAAAGTTTGTTGAATGCGGAAACGCTGCAACTTACTTTGCAGTGTAAGGATGCTCTGGATTATTACGCCGGCCAATTTGTCAATCTGAAACGGGCGGATGGCTTGACCAGGAGTTATTCGATAGCCAACAACCGTTTGCATGCCAATAAATTGAGCTTCCACATTCGCCGTTTGGCTGGTGGTCGCTTCAGCGAGTGGGCGCATCAGGAACTGAATATCGGCGACAACATTGCTGTCTCGGACCCGCAGGGGTTGTGTTATTACCTGCCCACCAACAAAGACAGCAATATGCTGCTGATCGGCACCGGTAGCGGCTTGGCGCCGTTGGCAGGGATCGTCAGCGAAGCACTGCATCACGGTCACCGCGGCGATATTCATTTGTTCCATGGCAGTCGGGATATGTATGGTTTGTATTGGATAGAGGAAATGCAAGAACTCGCTCGCCAATACGCTAATTTTCACTATACGGCCTGCGTGTCGCGCGGCGACGCGCCGGAGGGCGTGGCTAGGGGGCGAGCCAACGACGTGGCGATGACAACCTTACCCAGCCTAAAAGGCTGGCGGTTGTATTTATGCGGCCATCCGGACATGGTTCATCAAACCAAGCGCCAAGCTTTTTTGCATGGCGCCGGCTTGCAGGACATCCATGCCGATGCGTTTCATGTGGCGTCGGCGACACTGGATTAA
- a CDS encoding LysR family transcriptional regulator — MDFNIDKCNIKTMDIDQIRTFLSVAANGSFLEAANRLYVTQSTVSTRIQRLETYLGVPLFVRNRSGASLTLPGRRFLRHAKSLLLTLEQARHDIGLPSRFRASISIGARIALCETLLPEWIGAIRQAVPDISIRSDIGFEEDLMRSLIEGALDIGLMYTPQHSPGLQVEHLFDETLLLLTSDPSQPWPNDDYIYVDWAPGFYAQHSNSYPNLERPAQVVNIGWMAVQLILAQGRGSSFLPVRLVEPLLKAGKLFPVPDSPQFKLPAYMVSPRDNDSPILQQVLDHIRALAAQEQQKVYSLSV; from the coding sequence TTGGACTTTAATATCGACAAATGCAATATTAAAACCATGGACATCGATCAAATCAGAACTTTTTTAAGCGTCGCCGCCAACGGTAGCTTTCTGGAAGCCGCCAACCGACTGTATGTCACGCAATCGACGGTGAGCACTCGTATCCAACGCCTGGAAACCTATTTAGGCGTGCCGCTGTTCGTCCGCAACCGCTCGGGTGCGTCACTGACTTTGCCTGGCCGGCGTTTTTTGCGTCACGCCAAATCCTTATTGTTAACGCTGGAACAGGCCCGTCACGACATAGGCCTGCCCAGCCGGTTTCGGGCCAGCATCAGCATCGGGGCGCGAATTGCCTTGTGCGAAACCTTGTTGCCGGAATGGATAGGCGCAATACGCCAAGCAGTGCCGGATATTTCCATCCGCAGCGATATAGGCTTTGAAGAGGACTTGATGCGCAGCCTGATCGAGGGCGCGCTGGATATAGGCTTGATGTATACGCCGCAGCACAGCCCCGGCTTGCAAGTCGAACATTTATTCGATGAAACGCTGTTGCTGCTGACCAGTGATCCTAGCCAACCCTGGCCCAACGACGATTACATCTACGTCGATTGGGCACCGGGCTTTTACGCCCAACATAGCAATAGCTACCCTAACCTGGAACGGCCGGCGCAAGTAGTCAATATCGGCTGGATGGCCGTGCAGTTGATTCTGGCCCAAGGCCGCGGCTCCAGCTTTCTACCGGTGCGCCTGGTAGAGCCTTTGCTGAAAGCCGGAAAGCTATTTCCGGTACCTGACAGCCCACAATTCAAATTGCCGGCCTACATGGTATCGCCACGCGATAACGATTCCCCGATTTTGCAGCAGGTGCTGGATCATATCAGGGCATTAGCGGCTCAAGAACAGCAAAAGGTCTACTCGCTATCGGTTTAA
- a CDS encoding DHA2 family efflux MFS transporter permease subunit, with product MSVVYQKRLRGWRFTLFNLCLGLGHALVIFNAGAYIAMLPRVAGGLGVPPSFATWTQTDYMIALALAFPVGGWLARRYGEYRPFVVAFLGFALAAFICAYCTSFYAYLAGRILLGFAGGLTLPLGQALLLKEYPDKRKSLGIGVWSIFTLTPFTFGPPLGGWIADNLGWRWLFWLNIPLALAIAGIIGAMLCRRCYQRIWQRFDGVGFTLLVMTLFGLQTLLNQGNDWDWADSAYIRGLMAFIGVTLIYWLVWELNVRRPFLDIRLFAHRNFTIGVLILFLGFLFFQGLLSLLIVQLQLALGYSSWEAGLVFLPMAIFAKPMASVFHEIVKHCDARLLASANLLGFAATYFWLSRFDDPDAFAQLFWPKLLEGACLGSFFVPMTALLLYGLPAERQWRALELANLMRIAAGAIGIAVQGIVLYRRAPLHLTHFAENHGAFELIDDSVLNALLTMEFAEPAAFAKFTKLAGRDAVIHGINDAFWMAGCVFVGMAALVWFAHPTRTPVKVNAERELRRETQELLAEEA from the coding sequence ATGAGCGTCGTCTATCAAAAACGCCTGCGCGGCTGGCGTTTTACGCTGTTCAATCTTTGTCTGGGGCTGGGGCACGCGCTGGTGATTTTCAACGCCGGCGCCTATATCGCGATGCTGCCGCGGGTTGCCGGCGGCTTGGGGGTTCCGCCCAGTTTCGCCACCTGGACCCAGACCGATTACATGATAGCCCTGGCGTTGGCCTTTCCGGTGGGCGGCTGGTTGGCGCGCAGGTATGGCGAATATCGGCCCTTCGTCGTGGCCTTTCTGGGGTTCGCGCTGGCTGCGTTTATCTGTGCGTATTGCACATCTTTTTATGCGTATCTGGCCGGCCGCATCCTGCTGGGATTCGCCGGCGGCTTGACCTTGCCGCTGGGCCAAGCCTTGCTGCTTAAGGAATATCCCGATAAACGCAAATCGCTCGGCATTGGTGTCTGGAGCATATTTACTTTGACGCCGTTCACGTTCGGCCCGCCCCTGGGCGGCTGGATAGCCGACAACCTGGGTTGGCGCTGGCTGTTCTGGCTCAATATTCCGTTGGCATTGGCGATAGCCGGCATCATTGGCGCGATGCTTTGCCGGCGCTGCTACCAGCGAATTTGGCAGCGCTTTGATGGCGTCGGTTTTACCTTGCTGGTGATGACCCTATTCGGGTTACAAACATTGTTGAATCAGGGCAACGATTGGGATTGGGCTGATTCGGCATACATCCGTGGTCTGATGGCATTTATCGGTGTCACGCTGATTTACTGGCTGGTTTGGGAATTGAATGTGCGCCGGCCATTTCTGGACATTCGTCTGTTTGCACACCGTAATTTTACGATAGGCGTGCTGATCCTGTTCCTGGGGTTTCTGTTTTTCCAGGGCTTGCTGTCCTTATTGATTGTGCAGTTGCAATTGGCTTTGGGGTATTCGTCGTGGGAGGCGGGGCTGGTGTTTCTACCGATGGCAATCTTCGCCAAGCCGATGGCCAGCGTGTTCCACGAGATCGTCAAGCATTGCGATGCCCGGCTATTGGCTAGCGCCAATTTGCTGGGGTTTGCCGCAACCTATTTCTGGTTGAGCCGCTTCGACGATCCGGACGCGTTTGCGCAATTGTTCTGGCCGAAATTGTTGGAAGGCGCCTGCCTAGGTAGCTTTTTCGTACCCATGACCGCTTTGCTGCTGTACGGCCTGCCGGCCGAGCGGCAATGGCGGGCGCTGGAGCTAGCCAATCTGATGCGCATAGCCGCCGGTGCGATCGGCATCGCCGTGCAAGGCATTGTGTTGTACCGGCGGGCGCCTTTGCATCTGACGCATTTTGCCGAAAACCATGGCGCATTTGAGCTAATCGACGACTCTGTTCTGAATGCCTTACTGACGATGGAATTTGCCGAACCGGCGGCTTTTGCCAAATTCACCAAGCTGGCAGGACGCGATGCGGTTATTCACGGTATTAACGATGCGTTCTGGATGGCCGGTTGCGTGTTTGTGGGCATGGCTGCGTTGGTCTGGTTTGCGCATCCGACTCGAACGCCGGTTAAGGTCAATGCCGAGCGGGAATTGCGCCGCGAGACCCAGGAATTGCTTGCGGAGGAGGCCTGA
- a CDS encoding efflux transporter outer membrane subunit encodes MRLLRWVLLAFVPCLTPGCAWFGEESRRATMLAMPAATNTVNAARRALGTSDTWPTPTWWTRFESLELNRLIATALADNPDFKAAAARLRQSQFMVDAQAAELYPTVDANVSFSAQRFSANSVQAKLAGQNFRQMLINPLILRYHLDFWGRDEAALQGAVGRSLAVAAELADTRLLLATAVANSYFDLLAAAEKQNLAQHIVAEREALLKFEQTRFATGLATDAPILQAQMALSTARQALASARAGVELRKNLLAALAGKGADWGAGIAVEQHQFSEPPTLPADLPLHLLAHRPDISAARLHAEAAAEEIKVAETAFYPDVNLVAFTGLHSVSLSDVLLQGSSLAYAVGPSIEFPIFEGGRLRANLNYQQSAYDAAVERYNRSLVHAVQEVADALSRWRELDARLAEQRQSLADAVAAERLADSLNRHGLHDRSAPSLARLEVYQQRFRLAALQGEWRNAQVNIIKALGGGYSDAKSAN; translated from the coding sequence ATGCGTCTGTTGCGCTGGGTTTTGTTAGCATTCGTTCCGTGTCTTACGCCTGGTTGCGCCTGGTTTGGCGAGGAAAGTCGGCGGGCGACGATGCTGGCGATGCCGGCGGCGACCAATACCGTCAACGCCGCTCGGCGTGCGCTCGGTACCAGTGATACCTGGCCGACACCGACTTGGTGGACCCGCTTCGAAAGCTTGGAATTGAATCGTTTGATAGCCACTGCGTTGGCCGACAACCCGGATTTCAAGGCCGCGGCAGCCAGATTACGACAATCGCAGTTTATGGTCGATGCCCAGGCGGCCGAACTGTATCCGACCGTTGACGCCAACGTCAGTTTCAGCGCGCAGCGCTTTTCCGCCAATAGCGTTCAGGCCAAGCTGGCCGGGCAGAACTTTCGACAGATGCTGATCAATCCGTTGATTCTGCGTTACCACCTGGATTTTTGGGGGCGCGATGAAGCGGCGCTGCAAGGTGCGGTTGGCCGTTCGTTGGCGGTGGCGGCGGAGCTGGCCGATACCCGCTTATTGTTGGCGACCGCCGTGGCTAATAGCTATTTCGATTTGCTGGCCGCAGCAGAAAAACAAAACCTTGCCCAGCATATCGTCGCCGAACGCGAAGCCTTGTTGAAATTCGAGCAAACTCGGTTTGCAACCGGTTTGGCGACCGACGCGCCGATATTGCAGGCGCAGATGGCGCTTAGCACAGCGCGGCAGGCTTTAGCATCGGCGCGGGCCGGTGTGGAATTGCGGAAAAACCTGCTGGCGGCGTTGGCTGGGAAGGGCGCCGATTGGGGAGCAGGAATAGCGGTCGAACAGCACCAGTTTTCCGAGCCGCCGACGCTGCCGGCCGATTTGCCATTACATTTGTTGGCGCATCGTCCCGATATCAGTGCAGCGCGTCTGCATGCCGAGGCGGCGGCCGAGGAAATCAAGGTTGCCGAGACCGCTTTCTACCCGGATGTCAATCTGGTGGCATTCACCGGTTTGCATAGCGTCAGCTTGAGCGATGTGTTGTTACAGGGTTCCAGTCTGGCTTATGCGGTCGGCCCGTCCATCGAGTTTCCGATATTCGAAGGCGGCCGCTTGCGCGCCAATTTGAATTATCAGCAGTCTGCATACGATGCGGCCGTGGAGCGTTACAACCGCAGCCTGGTGCATGCCGTGCAGGAAGTCGCCGACGCGCTGAGCCGCTGGCGCGAGCTCGATGCGCGCCTGGCGGAGCAGCGGCAAAGTCTGGCAGACGCAGTGGCGGCCGAAAGGCTGGCTGACAGTTTGAATCGCCACGGCTTGCACGACCGTTCCGCGCCAAGTCTGGCTAGGCTGGAGGTTTACCAACAACGATTTCGTCTGGCTGCCCTGCAAGGCGAGTGGCGCAATGCCCAGGTCAATATCATCAAGGCGCTGGGCGGCGGCTACAGCGACGCTAAATCTGCCAATTAA
- a CDS encoding efflux RND transporter periplasmic adaptor subunit, producing the protein MQKKIRPREILRQRRRRLQGVTLALLLAGLAYLAYWWIVHRDWVTTDDAFVTGHLITLKTQTEGTVVEVMAENTLCVEKGQVLVRLDGTHAGIALQQTQAELAEAVRNIATLQAKSETLKQRVLVKQVLIDQVNHDLARFNAAARDGAVSEQQLQNAQDKVRELDASIREIRAEQTGVEAQLLDSGIDDHPAVEKAKSRLRQAYLDYQRRNVVAPVSGCVAKRKVQIGDNLKAGVPLLAIVPLDDVWIEANVLETQIAEVQPGQAAEIRVDAYGADRLYHGRVQGINPGTGSTFALLPTDNATGNFIHIAERMQVRIALDAKELKENPLQPGLSTLTRIETRQTDGSMLRSSVTLSSAAYRTDVYDRELEGAEQLIRQILLANRPH; encoded by the coding sequence ATGCAAAAAAAGATTCGCCCCAGGGAAATACTTCGACAACGCCGGCGCCGTTTGCAAGGCGTCACACTGGCTTTGCTGCTGGCTGGTTTGGCGTATCTGGCTTATTGGTGGATTGTGCATCGCGATTGGGTCACCACCGACGACGCGTTTGTGACGGGGCATTTGATTACGTTGAAAACGCAGACCGAGGGAACTGTGGTCGAAGTGATGGCCGAAAACACCCTGTGCGTGGAAAAAGGCCAGGTGTTGGTGCGGCTGGATGGTACTCATGCCGGTATCGCCTTACAACAGACTCAAGCCGAACTGGCGGAAGCGGTACGCAATATCGCCACGCTGCAAGCAAAATCCGAGACCTTGAAGCAGCGGGTGTTGGTCAAGCAAGTGTTGATAGATCAGGTTAATCACGATTTGGCCCGCTTCAACGCAGCGGCCAGGGATGGCGCGGTTTCCGAGCAGCAACTACAAAACGCCCAAGATAAAGTCCGCGAGCTGGACGCCTCGATTCGGGAAATTCGCGCCGAACAAACCGGTGTCGAGGCGCAATTGCTGGATTCCGGCATCGATGATCACCCGGCCGTCGAAAAAGCCAAGAGCCGCTTGCGTCAGGCTTATCTCGATTATCAGCGTCGCAACGTCGTCGCGCCGGTATCGGGTTGCGTGGCCAAGCGGAAAGTGCAAATCGGCGATAATCTGAAGGCCGGCGTACCGCTGCTGGCTATCGTGCCGCTGGATGATGTCTGGATAGAAGCCAATGTGCTGGAAACCCAGATTGCCGAGGTGCAGCCTGGCCAGGCCGCGGAGATTAGGGTCGATGCTTACGGCGCAGACCGGCTCTATCATGGTCGGGTGCAAGGTATCAATCCTGGTACCGGCAGCACGTTTGCCTTGTTGCCGACCGACAATGCCACCGGCAATTTCATTCATATTGCCGAACGCATGCAGGTACGCATCGCGCTGGATGCAAAGGAACTCAAGGAAAACCCTCTGCAACCGGGACTGTCCACGCTAACCCGCATCGAAACCCGTCAAACGGATGGCTCGATGTTGAGGTCTTCGGTGACGTTGAGCAGCGCGGCGTATCGCACCGATGTTTACGACAGGGAACTGGAGGGTGCGGAACAGCTGATACGGCAGATCTTGTTAGCGAATCGCCCGCATTAA
- a CDS encoding DUF5765 domain-containing protein — protein MCFSANMSLGLGVAGLIASSVTFLDKDEAFWVKAARAYAIFHFSLMEFIQYFAYPVVDQCGYGTNLLLSELSTYHISLQAFAIMPALATYSSDSQALKKATIVGVTLSSLFLICTFLPNEWQLFGLKPNFIGQMMSCLYMGIYHVGYAISSAFGTFVTHGSLFALALSGFVWKNNWRIASYHFFMAMMTLFMPQWLFGVSTGEAAAMYCFYSIPITASFMPQFKKFFSSQSGDWTDSVPVRQQP, from the coding sequence ATGTGTTTTAGTGCCAATATGTCGTTGGGATTGGGTGTTGCGGGCCTGATTGCCTCTAGCGTGACTTTTCTGGATAAGGACGAGGCCTTCTGGGTCAAAGCAGCTCGCGCCTATGCCATCTTTCATTTTTCATTGATGGAATTTATCCAATATTTTGCTTACCCGGTGGTCGATCAATGCGGCTATGGCACCAATCTATTGTTGAGCGAATTGTCCACTTATCATATTAGTTTGCAGGCTTTTGCGATCATGCCGGCCTTGGCGACTTATTCCTCCGATTCGCAAGCCTTGAAAAAAGCCACTATCGTCGGCGTGACCCTGAGCAGTCTGTTCCTAATCTGCACTTTTTTACCCAACGAATGGCAATTGTTCGGCTTAAAGCCTAATTTCATCGGCCAGATGATGTCTTGTTTGTACATGGGCATCTATCACGTCGGCTACGCGATCTCCAGCGCCTTTGGTACCTTCGTCACCCACGGCTCGTTATTTGCGTTGGCCTTGAGCGGTTTTGTTTGGAAGAACAATTGGCGCATTGCCTCCTACCATTTTTTCATGGCGATGATGACTTTGTTCATGCCGCAATGGCTGTTTGGGGTCAGTACCGGCGAGGCGGCGGCGATGTATTGTTTTTATTCGATTCCGATCACCGCTAGCTTTATGCCGCAATTTAAAAAGTTTTTCTCTTCTCAATCCGGCGATTGGACGGACAGCGTGCCGGTCAGGCAGCAGCCTTGA
- a CDS encoding carbohydrate kinase family protein: MQTAFLTIFGEVLFDNFPDGSRILGGAPFNVAWHLQAFGQQPLFISRIGEDEAGREILAAMQNQGMTRAGLQIDAAHPTGSVAISITDGQPSYRILEHQAYDYIDSKAPGDMPRKGLLYHGSLALRNHVSRQALEDLKHTWRGLVFLDVNLRAPWWQADDVWQWISAADWLKLNDEELQILLPSEQSMRDKMLFLQQRYRLQGLLVTCGSQGALALTADGEFASIAPAGDIEVVDTVGAGDAFATVMLLGIAEHWPLSLTLQRAQDFASALVGQRGATVADPMFYRKFVDAWQGKRAD; encoded by the coding sequence ATGCAGACTGCTTTTTTGACGATATTCGGCGAGGTTTTATTCGATAACTTCCCAGACGGCAGCCGGATATTGGGCGGCGCACCGTTTAATGTCGCCTGGCATCTGCAGGCATTTGGCCAACAACCTTTGTTTATCAGTCGCATAGGCGAAGACGAGGCCGGCCGGGAAATTCTCGCGGCCATGCAAAACCAGGGCATGACGCGGGCGGGCCTGCAAATTGATGCCGCTCACCCAACCGGTAGCGTGGCGATCAGCATAACAGATGGTCAGCCCAGCTATCGGATTCTCGAGCATCAGGCTTACGACTACATCGATAGCAAAGCACCAGGCGACATGCCCCGGAAAGGCTTGCTTTATCACGGCAGCCTGGCTTTACGAAACCACGTTTCCAGGCAAGCCCTGGAAGACTTGAAACACACCTGGCGCGGACTGGTGTTTCTGGACGTTAATCTGCGCGCGCCTTGGTGGCAAGCCGACGATGTCTGGCAATGGATCAGCGCAGCCGACTGGCTAAAACTCAATGACGAAGAATTGCAAATACTGTTGCCCAGCGAGCAGAGCATGCGCGATAAGATGCTGTTTTTACAGCAGCGTTATCGATTGCAAGGATTGCTGGTGACTTGCGGCAGCCAAGGCGCGCTGGCGCTTACTGCCGACGGCGAGTTCGCCAGTATTGCCCCTGCCGGCGATATTGAAGTGGTTGATACGGTCGGCGCCGGCGACGCCTTTGCCACGGTAATGTTGCTGGGTATCGCCGAGCACTGGCCGCTGAGCTTGACGCTACAACGCGCCCAAGATTTCGCGTCGGCGCTGGTCGGGCAACGCGGCGCTACCGTGGCCGACCCGATGTTTTATCGAAAATTTGTTGATGCCTGGCAAGGAAAGCGGGCTGACTAG